The Lonchura striata isolate bLonStr1 chromosome 6, bLonStr1.mat, whole genome shotgun sequence nucleotide sequence ttttataaccAAGTGACCCACCTGTGggtgtgggaaaggctgtggatgtgtccatctggacttcagcaaagccatGGACACTGTCTGTGACAGCAttgcctggaaaagctgcagcccatggcttgggcaggttccctcctggctgggagatggaagagctggctggaggctgggcccagagaggggtggggatggtgctgcacccagctggtgtccagtccctggtgctgtcccccagagatctgtgttgggcccagccctgtttaacatcttcactgatgatctgggtgaggggatcgagcccaccatccccagatttgcaggtgacaccaaactgggtgtgagtgtggatctgctggagggcaggacaagaagacacagcctccagctgcaccaggggaggtttaggctggacaagaggaagaagttcttcacagaaagggtgagtggacattggaatgggcaggccaggggggaggtggcagagtcactgtccctctccagtggcactcagtggTATGGTCTGAGTGACAAGGCGGTATTAGgacattgcctggacttgatgatcccaaaggtattttccagcctgtttgattctgtcattctatgataattgggacactctggggccattgtgacagtgcagggcctcatggaactaagaggaccatggtgacactgtgcagccccatagaaccagggctccattgtggTGCTCAGGGGCCAAATGGAACCAGGGAGTCCCCgtgacactgggtcctggtggaaccacagaggccatggtgacactgcggggcctcgtGTGACCGAGGGGtttcaccactgtgacactgccaaaccaaggagagcattgggagagtccagggcccaggggaaccaaggggcccttctgacactgcggggcctcatggaaccaaggggacattgtgacactgcaggaccttgtgtaaccaagggtccactgtgacactctggggcctcagggaatctggaaggccgttgtgacactgtgtgggctcgtggaaacaaggagtccattgtgacactgaggggacttgtggaagcacagagagcattgtgacagtgtgggacctcaTGTGATCATGGGGCCTTTGTGACACCCTCGGTGAGGTGGTGtgtctttaatttgatatttgtttaatatctgtttccccccgcccatccctaatctcctcctctccccagtgtcagtcttccctagctctcccctaaccccctcatctccaagttgccaatcctccctttccctgcccctttccctggaaccttccctgtcattcatcctagcatcttcctcagcttccagagcattccctgtctatttagtgaggctcaacactcTATTGATCCATTTGTACTATTCCACTCCCTTGCTTCCTCTGCTAAGATTGTGATGGGTtaattctgccctaaactcctcccctacTATTCCCttattggttactgttcctacacccgtcctcctgaattcttgtataaaacctttgcccccctctcaagggggtcttggggctcgctgaataaaaccatcctgttcacccccaagtcccgtgtcgccttcgtctgtccccgcacgccacgaactgaactgcagagcttgcagggggaagcggccgcccgttctcttccctcaccgcccagcccggcacggctcggagtgccgcggcgaggagcgcatgccgcgccacaacacctcgggccccatggaaccaaggagccaCCGTGaaactgcagcaccaaggaGAACATTGGGACAGTGTGaagccccatggaaccaaggagtccattgtcacattttggggcccatggaaccaaggagaccagtgtgacagtgcagggccCGGTGTaaccaaggggacattgtgacactgaggggccTCATGCAACCaaagatgacaccaagctggatttgagtgttgatctgctggagggtaggagggctctgcacatggccctgcacaggctggatccagggcccaaatccaacaaggtgaggtttaacaagtccaagtgatgggtcctgcactttggccacaacaacccctgcagcgctacaggctggggacagaggggctggacagcagccaggcagaaagggacctgcagggactgatgtacagcaggctggacatgagccagcagtgtgctcaggggccaagaaggccaatggctcctggcctggatcaggaatggtgtggccagcaggagcagagctgctgtgccagcactgatctgccccagctctgcacacagatatttctgctgcagctccagagaaggcaacaaaagggcatctctgcagaaaactgtgctgggagaTCCTTTAGTATCTTGAAACCCACCAAGAGCGCAACCCCTCATTGAAAcagtctgtggccacagggaagagtgagagaaacaaaatgagaaatggctcaaaaaatttcatttattgtGGACAAGatgaaaaaactaaaacaaagaaTAAGAATCTGCAAAATGAAGCCaacaagaaatatcaaaacaacTTTTATTACACgtgctttgaaaaaaatgtccagcagtttaatgtttctgaaatggcAAAGTCATCAgtctccacactgcagccttgagctcctggttcctaaAGCtatagatgagggggttcagggttggaggcaccaccgagtacagaactgaaagggccagatccagggatggggaggacatggagGGAGGCTTCAGGTAGGCAAACATTACAGTGCTGATAAACAGGGAgagcacagccaggtgagggaggcaggtggaaaaggctttgtgccgtccctgctcagaggggatcctcagcacagccctgaagatctgcacataggagaaaacaatgaacacaaaacatccGACTCCTAAAGACATACTAAcagcaagaagcccaagttccctgagttTAGAATatgagcaggagagcttgaggatctgtgggatttcacagaagaactggcccagggaattgccatggcacagggacagggaaaatgtattggctgtgtgcagcagtgaatagagaaaggcactggcccaggcagctgatgccatgtgggcacaagctctgctgcccaggagggtcccgtagtgcaggggtttgcagatggacacgtagcggtcgtagcacatgatggtcaggagagAAAACTCTGTGGTAgtgcaaaacacaaaaaaaaagagctgggcagcacatcctgtgtaggagatggtgctggtgtcccagagggaattgtgcatggctttggggacagtggtgcagatggagcccaggtcgctgagggccaggttgagcaggaagaagaacatgggcgtgtgcaggtggtggccgcaggctacggcgctgatgatgaggccgttgcccaggagggcagccagggagatgcccaggaagaggcagaagtgcaggagctgcagctgccgcgtgtctgccagtgccagcaggaggaagtggctgatggagctgctgttggacatttgctgtggctgcacatgggcacctgttcatggagaaaggacagtgaagagttagaggagatgcctgtaattaaagttaacgccatttcccatacaccctcctctgtaacacagatgtatacacttctgtatttgagagttttgtggttttctttttatgctgccTCCATGTTTCTCCTGGTATTCCTGGATATCAGAAACCCTCAGCATATCTCCATCTCATTGATGAATACAGTgagttttctgaggaaagatAATGAGTGGAGACTGAGAGGATAAGATTATTCATTCTGTTTggagcttctcttggctttcatttttctcacatgAAGGATGGTCACACTCCCATGTTTCTCTTACAAAACCTCAGGTACAGGtaagagcagatggatccaccacagcccagctccacatttGTAGCCAAGGACTGACCttgctcatttcaccaacccagcagcattttcagtgtcacaacaccTCTACCTTTCCCCATAAATCTCATAAATCAGAGATTCTCTAGGACAGCTTTGCACTCTgcattgaagctcccagcttggactgaaatctcagggacacttccaagtgtccctctgatggcactggatgaagggaggtgcagctccttccctggctgcactgccagcattgcccagagccgggcactggggacagctgtgtcaccctgagccagctgtgcccctgccagagcccccagtgccgggcagctgctcccagccctgtgctctgcagagggaactgggcccggggctgcagagctgccccacggctctgctgcagctctgcctgcacaggaggggctgcacgccttggagccccggccctgagggcagaggcttggctggggcacaggagggagggggcttgtgcagagggaggggctgcactggaggggatcctctggacatctctaaactctccctgcctcagcatttctgggatttgttttctctccttccctgatcttctctctgcttccgggagattttcctcctgcagctgtttccCTGTGTCTGATCTCTCCCTACCAGCATTCCCtcaccccaaatctctgtgcactctccttggcctgacagaaccctgcctgtttgcagggcacaggctggggcaggttctgtttgcagcttggagaaaggacagcgcagactgagcctgatggctccagcaaaggtgatgctgctgctgtccatgggcagagtggctgaaagcacaatagggatctcctgtgaacctactgatcactaaaagtaacagttcagacgtctcatgcacttgtcaatattcataatcaacctttaatatttacccttctttccctgccactctTCAATAGTAGACAGCTGACTACAAATTCttaggaaatttccacatttttatcaaaatccttgtcttggaaatattatATGACTAATCAGAAGCCCTCAGTatgtcagagcttcatgagcatttcacctcccctgcaccagaaatactctgtactcacaggatctgtgggcattgggatgttccagctttaggagatctctccaggagctgcagctgcattgtcctgcagccagaggttcctgtgccaagggctggcagtgattctgccccaggcacttctcagccccttcccagccctgactgattgaagctctctgtgcctctgtgctgtgctcgggctggctgcaggcagtgccccagccctgctgggctggaagaagagctgctcagcaagagaaatgtgcttttgaagctctgcttggttaccaggatcaccctctgtgccaggagcccggcccagctcagcagcacagacacagcacaaggactttaatgaccctctcaggggctgctgttgttttcattagtctcattcccagagagtgtgctcaaaaaacttctcaagaactcaaagtgtgattgaaacactgaagtttcttggacttctaatgggtcccactgagggaaacgactgagaaagtgtccccaagtagagcataatgctggagcagagatgacagCAAGGGACAAACAAGGGGAAGgtggctctggtgctgagcaaacctggatgtgtttcaggaatgcaaagggcccaggcctgagccccagcccctggcaaggcagatcctgtccctccctcattgctcagggctcttcccgggatgggcactggcacgtggggatgtgcagtgccaagggcaggaccatggggcggcccctgccaggctgctgagcagggacaaggaggcactgaggccccagggctgcaagggtcacttgtcccctcgtggcctcaggcccagggccagcagccatggccaaagggctgcacaggttggctctgtcagggccttgcagctgctgcacatccctgagccctctgcagcccaggctgtcccacggtgtccctgccctgcgcctctgtccctgcaggctgtcgtcacccccggctgccccacctcgctggcccttcctttgctggcagctctgcctcctgctgcccctgcctggccacacaaagccttgggctgctccaggctcctgctggggacgtgctgcGCCACAGCCgttccctgggagggaaattcctctcctcttgtgtccagtctggacttccccagctgcccttggcattaattctttctttttctggctgCTGTCTTCTATGTCAGAAGGCTCCACCATCTCTGAAATCACCCTTCAGTccctcccagggctctcctctgctctcctcAGTCTCCACCCCACTGAGCACAGAGATCCTGTGTCCATATAGAGTTGTCAAGTGCCCAAGGCCATGAGCACCCAGACAAGAGGGagatttcttttccacaggaaggaaaccacagagccccagggctttgaAGGCAGATGAGAAGCTGCCACCAGAAGCCAAGACAAGTCTGA carries:
- the LOC144246411 gene encoding olfactory receptor 14J1-like codes for the protein MSNSSSISHFLLLALADTRQLQLLHFCLFLGISLAALLGNGLIISAVACGHHLHTPMFFFLLNLALSDLGSICTTVPKAMHNSLWDTSTISYTGCAAQLFFFVFCTTTEFSLLTIMCYDRYVSICKPLHYGTLLGSRACAHMASAAWASAFLYSLLHTANTFSLSLCHGNSLGQFFCEIPQILKLSCSYSKLRELGLLAVSMSLGVGCFVFIVFSYVQIFRAVLRIPSEQGRHKAFSTCLPHLAVLSLFISTVMFAYLKPPSMSSPSLDLALSVLYSVVPPTLNPLIYSFRNQELKAAVWRLMTLPFQKH